One window of Brevibacterium pigmentatum genomic DNA carries:
- a CDS encoding proline racemase family protein: protein MKNRQLIQAVDVHAAGEPGRVLIGSGLRVKGATMAEKLRYCEEHLDDFRNLILHEPRGYPGLCSPIVVPATDPSCDFGMIVMEQGGFKPMSGSNLICTVTALIETGSVDVSEPVTELRVDTAAGVVTVRAEVEAGRAQSVTFDNVPAFVHGLDLPLEVPGYGTIPVDIVFGGQFYVQTAADNLGVDLDPGNAKEIIRAASVLRQAANETFEVRHPLIPEIDSIGLPLIHGPARTEGTDGRNAVVLPNGNVDLGDPGSWTGTFDRSPCGTGTCGRVAATHARGELRVGQRFVHESMMGTTFTAVVKEETEICGLPAVIPSITGRG from the coding sequence GTGAAGAACAGACAGCTCATCCAGGCCGTCGATGTTCACGCGGCCGGCGAACCCGGCCGAGTGCTCATCGGCTCGGGACTGAGGGTCAAAGGTGCCACGATGGCCGAAAAGCTCCGATACTGCGAAGAGCACCTCGACGACTTCCGGAACCTCATCCTCCACGAACCCCGCGGCTATCCCGGCCTGTGCTCGCCGATCGTCGTGCCTGCGACGGATCCGAGCTGCGATTTCGGAATGATCGTGATGGAGCAGGGCGGGTTCAAGCCGATGTCCGGATCGAACCTCATCTGTACCGTCACGGCGCTGATCGAGACGGGGTCCGTCGACGTCAGCGAACCGGTCACCGAGCTGCGGGTCGACACCGCCGCGGGTGTCGTCACGGTCCGCGCCGAGGTGGAGGCCGGCCGAGCGCAATCGGTGACCTTCGACAATGTCCCGGCTTTCGTCCACGGACTCGACCTGCCTCTCGAGGTGCCGGGGTACGGGACGATTCCCGTCGACATCGTCTTCGGCGGTCAGTTCTACGTACAGACTGCGGCGGACAACCTCGGCGTGGATCTTGATCCTGGCAATGCCAAGGAGATCATCAGGGCTGCCAGCGTACTGCGGCAGGCGGCGAACGAGACCTTCGAGGTGAGGCATCCTCTCATCCCTGAAATCGATTCGATCGGTCTGCCGCTGATCCACGGACCCGCCCGAACAGAGGGCACTGACGGACGCAACGCGGTCGTTCTGCCCAACGGCAACGTCGACCTCGGCGATCCGGGTTCGTGGACCGGGACTTTCGACCGCTCACCGTGCGGCACCGGTACGTGTGGTCGAGTGGCGGCCACGCACGCCCGCGGCGAACTGCGCGTCGGTCAGCGATTCGTCCACGAATCGATGATGGGGACGACCTTCACTGCCGTGGTGAAGGAAGAGACCGAGATCTGCGGACTGCCGGCCGTGATCCCCTCGATCACCGGGCGTGGATGA
- a CDS encoding FAD-dependent oxidoreductase, whose amino-acid sequence MKTVIIGGGVVGLTSAYELALSGHDVTVIEAARCGAGASHGNAAKIAIAESTPVPAPGVLLQGIRWMLKPDSPLSIKPSLAPGYLKFLLQMARHCNARDFEAGLDLHLRLGEDANDLFDEYQAQGIDFEMHDRGVLLAFETRERFDEHCASLPAFEAAGHRPRRLHDDEVREAEPALSDRIRHGLSFSADRQIEPDSLTAGLLAKLSDLGVVVREDTRVGRFVRSGDAVTAVVTSDAEVIKADALVISAGVPSGVLAGQLGQKIPIYSGKGYSIDYSPAPIQLRTSLTLEDARVALTPLNGMLRLAGTMEFGSTDDDVNEVRVGAIRRAAQEAFRDWGDGQGELAPWAGSRPMTPDGLPVIGRLDSVKNAYINSGHSMLGLTLAPGSARLLSGLMTGGSSTLPGEQLARVSPNRF is encoded by the coding sequence TTGAAGACAGTCATCATCGGAGGCGGCGTGGTCGGGCTGACCAGCGCCTACGAACTAGCGCTGAGCGGACACGACGTCACCGTCATCGAGGCTGCCCGATGCGGTGCGGGTGCCTCCCACGGAAATGCCGCAAAGATCGCTATCGCCGAGAGCACCCCGGTGCCTGCCCCAGGGGTGCTGCTTCAGGGGATCCGATGGATGCTCAAGCCCGACAGCCCACTATCGATCAAGCCGTCCCTTGCGCCCGGCTATCTCAAATTCCTTTTGCAGATGGCCAGGCACTGCAACGCACGTGACTTCGAAGCCGGACTCGACCTCCACCTGCGCCTCGGCGAGGATGCGAACGATCTCTTCGATGAGTACCAGGCTCAAGGCATCGACTTCGAGATGCACGACCGCGGTGTGCTGCTGGCTTTCGAGACTCGGGAACGCTTCGACGAGCACTGTGCGAGCCTGCCCGCTTTCGAGGCCGCGGGCCACCGGCCGCGGCGACTGCATGATGACGAAGTCCGCGAGGCCGAACCGGCTCTCAGCGATCGAATCCGCCACGGTCTGTCCTTCTCGGCTGACCGACAGATCGAACCCGATTCTCTGACAGCGGGCCTCCTCGCGAAACTCTCTGATCTCGGCGTAGTCGTGCGAGAAGACACTCGGGTCGGACGCTTCGTTCGCTCCGGCGACGCTGTGACCGCAGTTGTCACCTCCGACGCGGAGGTCATCAAGGCCGATGCACTTGTCATCTCGGCCGGTGTCCCGTCCGGCGTGTTGGCCGGGCAACTCGGTCAGAAGATCCCGATCTACTCGGGCAAGGGCTACAGCATTGACTACTCACCCGCTCCGATTCAGCTGCGCACATCCCTGACCCTCGAAGATGCTCGCGTCGCCCTCACTCCGCTGAACGGCATGCTCAGGCTCGCGGGCACGATGGAGTTCGGCAGCACGGACGACGACGTCAACGAGGTCCGCGTCGGTGCGATCCGCCGCGCGGCTCAGGAAGCATTCCGTGATTGGGGCGACGGTCAGGGAGAACTGGCTCCATGGGCTGGGTCGCGCCCCATGACTCCTGACGGCCTTCCCGTCATCGGGCGCCTGGACTCCGTGAAGAACGCCTACATCAACTCCGGACATTCGATGCTCGGTCTGACATTGGCACCGGGATCTGCTCGGCTGCTATCCGGACTCATGACTGGTGGAAGCTCGACGCTGCCCGGTGAGCAGCTCGCTCGTGTGTCCCCGAATCGTTTCTGA